A window of Pseudodesulfovibrio hydrargyri contains these coding sequences:
- a CDS encoding OmpA family protein produces the protein MKKALLFSLLLTIAACSHVDLSLTDQTRIYTDAPVRKSALQVSVHPKGRQYTPLTAYFHPFIIQQESPDHAALSASFTQIFFNVWTEERLFSTMELAPGYGYQGYSSALESARRRGADLLVIGKVPYFYDGTTLDDSAVTIQVDVYAAGSGTLLWTMIQSSRIEQRDPEDFVVVVHETRMSHSPFNQMIRAIARDMAVPLKSWLPDPDSRFPYASTPEAVKSGLMAGPTDGAQGADLPPETSPAPAVSSGPAAGQPARGDAEDEAARTGEDATPRPGISGVDLDIQFDFDKATIKPESHAVLDALGETLNSPEFKGKSIVVGGHTDASGDARYNLDLSKKRADAVKAYLVDKWRINPDLIEAVGFGKSRPLTAGTTAADQQRNRRVEIRLADQALQ, from the coding sequence ATGAAAAAAGCTCTTCTTTTCAGCCTGTTGCTGACCATAGCCGCGTGTTCGCACGTGGACCTCTCCCTGACCGACCAGACCAGGATATACACGGACGCGCCCGTCAGGAAATCGGCGCTCCAGGTCTCGGTCCACCCCAAGGGCAGGCAGTACACGCCCCTGACCGCCTATTTCCACCCGTTCATCATCCAGCAGGAAAGCCCGGACCACGCGGCCCTGTCCGCCTCGTTCACCCAGATATTCTTCAACGTCTGGACCGAGGAGCGGCTGTTCTCGACCATGGAGCTGGCCCCGGGCTACGGCTACCAGGGGTATTCCTCGGCCCTGGAATCGGCCAGACGGCGCGGCGCGGACCTGCTGGTCATCGGCAAGGTGCCCTATTTCTACGACGGCACCACCCTGGACGACTCGGCCGTGACCATTCAGGTGGACGTCTACGCCGCGGGCAGCGGCACCCTGCTCTGGACCATGATCCAGTCTTCGCGCATTGAGCAGCGCGACCCGGAAGACTTCGTGGTGGTGGTCCACGAGACGCGCATGTCGCACAGCCCGTTCAACCAGATGATCCGCGCCATCGCCAGGGACATGGCCGTGCCGCTCAAGTCCTGGCTGCCCGACCCGGATTCGCGGTTCCCTTACGCCTCCACCCCGGAGGCGGTGAAAAGCGGGCTCATGGCCGGTCCCACCGACGGCGCGCAGGGCGCGGACCTCCCGCCCGAGACCTCCCCGGCCCCGGCCGTGTCCTCGGGCCCGGCCGCCGGGCAGCCCGCGCGGGGCGACGCGGAAGACGAGGCCGCACGGACCGGCGAGGACGCGACGCCCCGGCCCGGCATCTCGGGCGTGGATCTGGACATCCAGTTCGACTTCGACAAGGCGACCATCAAGCCCGAGTCCCACGCCGTTCTCGACGCCCTGGGCGAGACCCTGAACTCGCCAGAATTCAAGGGAAAGAGCATCGTGGTCGGCGGGCACACCGACGCCTCGGGCGACGCCCGGTACAACCTCGACCTGTCCAAGAAGCGGGCCGACGCGGTCAAGGCGTACCTGGTGGACAAGTGGCGCATCAACCCGGACCTCATCGAGGCCGTGGGTTTCGGCAAGTCCCGTCCCCTGACCGCAGGGACCACTGCGGCG